In the Sinorhizobium arboris LMG 14919 genome, one interval contains:
- a CDS encoding ABC transporter substrate-binding protein: protein MRLSRLTGMTLAASVAFAPLAHADITIGVITPLTGPVAAFGEQVKNGAEAAVEAINGAGGVNGEKLVVKVVDDAGEPKQAVSVANQLAGEGIQYVVGPVLSGTSMPASDVLAENGILMVTPTATTPDLTTRGLWNVLRTCGRDDQQAVVAADYVVKNFKDKRVAVLHDKGAYGKGLADGFKAAINAGGINEVVYEGLTPGEKDFGAIVTRLKAENVDVVYFGGYHAEGGLLARQMHDQGVQAQLLGGDGLSNTEFWAIGGEAAAGTIYTNASDATRNPAAAPVIEALKAKNIPAEAFTLNAYAAVQVLKAGIEKAGSTEDATAVATAIKSGEAIDTVIGKLTYGESGDLTSPSFSLYKWEGGQSVAVE, encoded by the coding sequence ATGCGTCTCTCACGATTGACCGGAATGACCCTGGCGGCCAGCGTCGCGTTTGCGCCGCTCGCCCATGCCGACATCACCATCGGTGTCATCACTCCGCTCACCGGTCCCGTCGCGGCCTTCGGCGAGCAGGTCAAGAACGGCGCCGAAGCGGCGGTTGAAGCGATCAACGGCGCCGGCGGCGTCAATGGCGAGAAGCTTGTCGTCAAGGTCGTCGACGACGCGGGCGAACCCAAGCAGGCCGTCTCGGTCGCCAACCAGCTGGCGGGCGAAGGCATACAATACGTCGTCGGTCCGGTGCTCTCCGGTACTTCGATGCCGGCATCCGACGTTCTGGCCGAAAACGGAATCCTGATGGTGACGCCGACGGCTACGACCCCGGACCTTACGACCCGCGGGCTGTGGAACGTTCTGCGCACCTGCGGCCGTGACGATCAGCAGGCTGTTGTCGCCGCCGACTACGTCGTCAAGAACTTCAAGGACAAGCGCGTCGCGGTGCTGCACGACAAGGGCGCCTATGGCAAAGGCCTTGCCGACGGCTTCAAGGCTGCGATCAATGCAGGCGGGATCAACGAGGTGGTTTATGAAGGCCTGACCCCCGGCGAGAAGGACTTCGGAGCGATCGTCACCCGCCTAAAGGCCGAGAATGTCGACGTGGTCTATTTCGGCGGCTATCACGCGGAAGGTGGGCTGCTCGCCCGTCAGATGCACGACCAGGGCGTACAGGCGCAGCTCCTCGGCGGCGACGGCCTCTCCAATACCGAATTCTGGGCGATCGGCGGCGAGGCGGCAGCGGGCACCATTTACACCAATGCCAGCGATGCGACCCGCAATCCGGCCGCCGCACCGGTGATCGAGGCCCTCAAAGCCAAGAACATCCCCGCGGAAGCCTTCACACTTAACGCCTATGCAGCCGTGCAGGTGCTCAAGGCGGGTATCGAGAAGGCGGGCTCCACCGAAGATGCGACCGCCGTCGCCACCGCCATCAAGTCGGGCGAGGCGATCGACACTGTCATCGGCAAGCTGACCTACGGTGAAAGCGGCGATCTCA
- a CDS encoding HAD family hydrolase, with the protein MTGIDLIIFDCDGVLVDSEIIASEVEAGLLTDAGYPISIEEMSERFSGMTWRDTLLAVEKEASIPLSASLIDKVDSILDQRLARDVKIIEGVRPALMQLTLPHCICSNSTSERLAMMLGKVGIKDHFGKHIYSARDLGPDRVKPKPDIFLHGAGQFGVDPARVLVIEDSVHGVHGARAAGMRVVGFTGGSHTFAAHADKLTEAGAETVISRMASLPGVIAALAEWSESMTA; encoded by the coding sequence ATGACCGGTATCGACCTCATTATCTTCGATTGCGACGGCGTGCTCGTCGACTCGGAAATCATCGCCTCGGAAGTCGAGGCCGGATTGCTGACCGACGCGGGCTATCCGATCAGCATCGAGGAAATGTCCGAACGCTTTTCCGGCATGACCTGGCGCGATACGCTGCTGGCGGTCGAGAAGGAAGCGAGCATTCCGCTTTCCGCTTCCCTGATCGACAAGGTCGACTCGATTCTCGATCAGCGGCTTGCCCGCGACGTCAAGATCATCGAGGGCGTGCGCCCAGCGCTCATGCAACTGACGCTTCCGCATTGCATCTGCTCCAACTCCACTTCCGAACGGCTTGCGATGATGCTCGGCAAAGTCGGCATCAAGGACCATTTCGGCAAGCATATCTATTCGGCTCGCGACCTTGGCCCGGATCGCGTCAAGCCGAAGCCGGACATCTTCCTGCATGGAGCCGGCCAGTTCGGCGTCGATCCGGCGCGCGTTCTGGTCATCGAAGATTCAGTCCACGGCGTTCATGGCGCCCGCGCGGCGGGCATGCGCGTCGTCGGTTTCACCGGCGGTTCGCATACATTCGCAGCCCATGCGGACAAGCTGACGGAAGCCGGCGCCGAAACAGTCATCTCGCGAATGGCGTCGCTTCCCGGGGTAATCGCCGCGCTCGCGGAATGGTCGGAATCCATGACGGCTTAG